One Candidatus Eisenbacteria bacterium genomic window, CAATCTGGTGCTTCGCTGGGAGTTCCGGCCCGGCTCCACATTATATCTTGTATGGAACCAGGGCCGGTCAACATCCGATTCAAATGGTGATTTCTCACTGGGTGGCGACACAAAAGATCTTTTTAATGTTCACCCTCGCAACATCTTTCTGTTTAAAATCTCCCGATGGTTTTCCCTCTAGTGATTCAGAAGCAGAGAGGGAGAATCAAGTACTAATCCTATAACAGATAACTTCCAATTCCACCGGCTCCTTGGCCTCTTCTTCATCAGAAGCGCCCGTCATTCCTCGGACAGCGTCGTTGAATCCCTTCACGAGGATCATTCGCTCATCATCCAGAAATATGACCCGGTCGCTTTCGGCATTCCCTTCACAGGCGACCTCGGCTTGATGGATAAAATTCCCATCGGCGTCAAAAACATCAAAGGTCTGCATGACTCCCTTTGGCTGGGCATGCGTCCCGCGCGGAGTCAGCACCCACAATTCGCCGTTGTCAAAAACATAAAGGCTTGAGATGCACTCAGCATAATCCTCAGCTATAATGTCAAACTGAATCCGCTCGCCGTTAACGATCGCGACCAAGTTCTGCCCGACACGGCCCTTTTCTTCCGCCGTCCGCTTGAGGGGCTCGAACTCCCTTTCGATGACCCGGACACGCCGGCCGTCCGGGGCATAAACGGTGACGGCATACTGGTCCCGTGACTCCGCCGTAAATATCTTTCCATCAGGTCCCAGCGCCCAGCCTCCGGGGCTGGCAAAATATTCATCCTTCTCCACAAATCTCCGGCTCACGACAGGGTCCGGGCCGGAATCCTCAATGATGCGATGCTTCTCATTTCCATTGAACTCGACCGCGGCGATAAAACGAACACGGTTCATTCCTTGCGGAACCCGCTGCAATTGACGGCCGGAGATCGCCATATAGGAGCCGCGGCAAGCCAAATTATCCAGGAAAAAGAAGGAATCGGATCCGGGATCGCCGCCATCAAACTCGATCGAGCTTCCAGGTGTTCCATCGGGATTCAACACCACGACGCCGCTGGGCATCAGCTGGCCGACGCCGATCCGGCCGTCCGGCAGAATGATCAGATTCGCCCCGCGCCGGAATTCACCCGGGCCATCACCTTCCCGGCCGAGCGTCCGGATATAGGTTCCATCCGGCGCATAGACCTGAATCTGGGAAAGCTGGCGATCCAGCAGGTAAACATTTCCGTCTTTGTCAGTCACCGCCTGCGAGATGACACCCAAAAGAATCTCGTCATTACTGCCAATCCGCCATTGCTCCTGACATTTCAAGGTCTCCACCCCGGAGGCGGGCTTATCTTGGTTGCGGACATGAACGACACCGTCGACGAGCGTTTCTTCGCCGGCTCCGGCGGGTCCGGACCCGGCCAGGCCCATCAATAGAGTCATCAGGAGTACAATGATTGCCTGTAGAAAAAGATCTCCTAGGTTCTTCACGTCTCTTTCCTTTCTGGGGACACTTCACCACACATTCTATAAAACACATCTCATAGGTCACGGCTAACATCACACACCATCTAACGCAAACGATCAGCAAAAGATATGCCCCGCAGCAATGGCATCATAACACCTTGTTTTGCAATGGGATAGAGACAAGTGTCTTTCCCCGCGCCATCCCACGGCCCTCACATTTTTCCCATATGAGGAGCGCCGGATATGGGTCCCGGCCTCAAATGGGGAGATTCCCATTCCCATCCACCATGACATTTGCGAGACTTTGGAAAGGAGCCATCAAAAATCTAAAAACACCAAGCGAATGAACACAACCTGAACTCGGATGATCATAATGAAAGCAAGACCGCCGGTCCTTTTACTGATTTTTGTCAGTCTCTTGTTGATCAGTCCGCATCGCTCTTGCCCCCAATCTAATCCCGTCGACGCCGGACAGCCTCTCACGCGATCCGATATGATCCTCAATGCCGATGAATATGCCAGGGTTCATTGGACACTGCGGGAAATCAATCTCACCGGGACCAACTGCGGGGGCGGCTTCTTGAGCGAATACGAGACCGGCCCGCGCATCGGCATGGCATATAAATACGGCGGATGGGATCGGGTGCCGGACTTCTTGAAAATGCTGGATGAGGGTTATGGGGCCGGAACGGGTGCGGGGGCCCGTGTCTACGAACACTATTCGCAGGATTGTGTGACCGGTATTTCATGCACCGGGCTCGTCTCCAGGGCTTGGAACCTGAAAAGCAAATATACATTGAATTACGAGGATCCACGGATCCCGAGAAAATTCCAGGAAATTGCAAGTGAAATACCTGATGTCGACCTTCGCGAAGGCAGAACGGCGTTGCTGAGAAAGGGCGATGCCCTCATCAATAAATCACATATCATCCTTTTTATCTATGAGACAAAAGATAAACAGCCAAAGGTCATCGATTCCACTCGATCCGGCGTCCATTTTCACAAAACAACCTGGGGACGGCTGGCGAAGGAGGGCTATCGCGCCATTCGCTATCATCACATCGTCGAAGTCGGTGATCCCGCCGGCACAGCCACAAACCCGGTGGAAATTTCATCCGAGGATTTTCCCTTGCGGTTCAGCGGCAATACACGGGATTTCGTATCAATGGAATTTGATTCCTATGACATCAATCCGGCAAGAGTTGAACAAGGCCCTGAAAGCATTTTCAAGCTTAAGATGGATCAACCCGGTGTCGTTGTCATGAATGTCACCGATTTCAAAAGTGAAGATATTGATAACAACATCTATTTGTTGGACTCACTCAACAAAGATGAAAACCTGATGGCGACGCATTGCATCAATAGCGGGGACATCACTCTTTCAAGTCCTCTGAATTCCGGAATATATTATATAGTCGTTGACAGCGGCCCCGATCTTCCCGGAGAATTTGTTCTTACAATCGATTATCGCTGAGGGCCCTTTGAGTACAGGCATTAAGTACAGATATCAATGCGCGGTCTTTGCCGCCCAAGGTCGTACCGCATGAAATCCGGCGCAACATCTCCAAATAGGGTTGTCATCATCGGTGGCGGTGCCGCCGGTCTTTTCGCCGCCGGCCGCGCCGCCGAACTCGGCGCCCGGGTTCTACTTCTTGAGAAGATGCCTCATCCCGGCATGAAATTGAATATTACCGGCAAGGGGCGGTGCAATGTGACCAATATGGCCCCCACCGCGGAATTTATAACGCACTTCGGACGCAACGGCCGGTTCTTGCGCCAAGCGCTCTCCCGGTTCTCCAATGCGGATCTCGTCGAATTTTTAGAACAAAAGGGTGTTCGTTGCGTCACCGAACGCGGAGACAGAGTTTTCCCGGCGAGCAATAGAGCTGAAGAGATAACCAGCGCTCTGACATATTGGCTAAATGCTCATGGCGCGGAAATTCGCACCCTCGCGACGGTTTTGGGCATTGCCACGAAGGATCAAAGGGTTTCAGGTGTTACCTTCTGCGCCACGCCATACGGAAAGGCGCCGGCGACGCTGATACGCGCGGCGGATTCCAAGACGGCGCCCGCGGATAGCGTCATCCTTGCCACCGGGGGCGCCTCCTATCCCGCAACCGGATCCACCGGCGATGGATACGATTTCGCCGAGGAAACCGGTCATAGAGTCATTCCGGCGCGTCCGGCGCTTGTGCCGCTCGTGACATCCGGCCCAACGGCCAAGCGGCTTCAGGGTCTAAGCCTGAAAAATGTAACAGCGGCTCTTCTAGTTGACGGTGAAAAGCGGCGAAAATTGCTCGGGGAAATGCTATTTACACATTTCGGCCTTTCCGGTCCGATCATTCTCACTTTGAGCCGTGAGGCTGGAGACGAGCTCAAAGACGGAAAGAAGGTTGAGATTTCAATCGATTTAAAGCCGGCCCTTGATGAATCAAAACTCGATGCAAGGCTGATCCGGGAATTCCAGGCTCAAAACCGCCGGCAATTTCAAACCATCCTAAAGACACTTCTTCCTCAAAAACTCATCCCGGTTTGTATCGACCTCACAAAAATTCCCGCCGACAAACAGGGCCACCATATCACAGCCGGGGAACGGAATCGCCTGTGCGGTTGGCTCAAGAATTTCAAATTCGAGGTTCTTCGAACCCGATCGTTCAAGGAAGCCATTGTCACGGCAGGCGGTGTCGATCTTAAACAAATCGACCCGCGAACGATGGAATCCAAGCTGATCAAAGGCCTCTTCTTTGCAGGTGAAGTCATCGATCTGGACGGTGACACGGGCGGGTTCAATCTTCAGGCCGCCTTCTCAACCGGATGGGTCGCAGGAAGTTCCGCGGCGGGTGGATAGGCCACCCCACCGGCTGCGATCCG contains:
- a CDS encoding NAD(P)/FAD-dependent oxidoreductase encodes the protein MKSGATSPNRVVIIGGGAAGLFAAGRAAELGARVLLLEKMPHPGMKLNITGKGRCNVTNMAPTAEFITHFGRNGRFLRQALSRFSNADLVEFLEQKGVRCVTERGDRVFPASNRAEEITSALTYWLNAHGAEIRTLATVLGIATKDQRVSGVTFCATPYGKAPATLIRAADSKTAPADSVILATGGASYPATGSTGDGYDFAEETGHRVIPARPALVPLVTSGPTAKRLQGLSLKNVTAALLVDGEKRRKLLGEMLFTHFGLSGPIILTLSREAGDELKDGKKVEISIDLKPALDESKLDARLIREFQAQNRRQFQTILKTLLPQKLIPVCIDLTKIPADKQGHHITAGERNRLCGWLKNFKFEVLRTRSFKEAIVTAGGVDLKQIDPRTMESKLIKGLFFAGEVIDLDGDTGGFNLQAAFSTGWVAGSSAAGG